TGCTGCACGCCGGTCTCGCTGATGCCAACCGCAACCGTCTCCCGCTCGCCGAAGAAATACCAGAGCACTCCGGCGATGAGCACGGCCGAACCTGCAAGCACACCCATTTCCATGGGATCCATTATATCGCTCCCGTGGCAATACCCGGCGCGCGAAACCGCCGCAGTCTCAGACTGTTGGTCACCACCGACACGCTCGACAACGACATGGCAGCACTGGCAATCACTGGCGAGAGCAGCCAGCCGGTAATCGGATAAAGAACTCCCGCCGCGATAGGGATCCCCACGACGTTGTAAATAAACGCCCAGAACAGATTCTGTTTCACGGTGCGGATAGTCGCCCGCGAAAGTGCGATCGCGGTCACCACCCCACGCAGGTCGCCCCGGAGCAGCGTGATGTCCGAGGCCTCGATGGCGACGTCGGTACCGGTTCCAATTGCGATACCTACATCTGCCTGCGCCAGTGCGGGCGCATCGTTGATGCCGTCGCCGACCATTCCGACCACAGCTTTGCCCTCCTGCAGCCGCTTCACCTCGCCCGCCTTCCCTTCCGGCAACACCTCGGCGAGAACCCGACTGATGCCAACCTGTTTCGCCACAGCGTCGGCTGTGCGCTTGTTGTCGCCTGTCATCATGACCACGTCGAGCCCCATCTGCTGCATCGCCTTCACTGCACCCGCAGATTCCGGCTTTATCTGGTCGGCGACCGCGATAATCCCGGCCAGGCGACCATCGATAGCGACATACATCGGTGTTTTTCCGTCGGCAGCAAGCCCCGATGCCCGCTCCTCGCCATCGCCGAGGTCGACGTTGCCGTCACGCATCATTTTGATATTGCCGAGCATGAGCATCCTGCCATCGACGGTGGCTTGGAGCCCGTGTCCGGGCACTGCGCGAAACTCATCAGCCTTCCCAGGCAGGATGTTTCGCGCCTCTGCACCGCGCACGATTGCCTGGCCAAGCGGGTGCTCACTTTGCCGCTCAGCGCTCGCGACAAGGCGCAGTAATTCTTCCTCGGGCGTCCCGTCCATCACGATTACGTCGGTCAGCGCTGGCTCGCCTTTGGTAATCGTCCCCGTCTTGTCGAGGATCATGGTGTCGAGTTTGTGAGCCGTCTCCAGGCTTTCACCACCCTTGATGAGAACTCCGTTCTCTGCGCCGCGGCCTGTGCCCACCATAATCGCGGTGGGCGTGGCAAGGCCGAGTGCGCACGGGCAGGCGATGATCAATACCGCAACGAAGTTCACGAGCGCCATCGTGAAGCGGATGTCCACCGGCGCAAGAATGAACCAGATGGCGAACGTCGCTATCGCGATGCAGATGACTACAGGAGTGAATATCCCGCTGATGACATCGGCGAGGCGAGCGATTGGCGCTTTTGACCCCTGTGCGTCCTGGACCATTTTCACGATCTGCTGAAGCGCGGTATCACGGCCGACCTTCGTGGCCTCGAACTGGAATGCGCCGGTCTTGTTGAGCGTCGCGCCAAATACCTGGGCGCCGACAGTCTTCTCCACGGGGATGCTTTCTCCCGTGAGCATCGATTCGTCGATAGCGGAGCTGCCCTCGAGCACCACTCCATCCACTGGGATTTTCTCCCCCGGTCGGACGAGAACGGTGTCGCCCGGCAGTACCCGCTCTACTTCGATCTCGGATTCCATGCCGCCGCGGATGACGCGTGCGGTTTTTGCCTGGAGTTTAGCGAGGCGCTGGATTGCCTCGGAAGTCCGGCCCTTGGCGCCAGCCTCGAGCATGCGGCCGAGCAGTATGAGGGCAATGATGACGCTTGCGGCCTCGAAGTAGACGGGAACCATTGCTGTCCCGGACATGCCTGCCATTCCCGGCATTGGGTCGGAACCGGTGCTCCCCGCGAAGAACGATGGATACACGGTGGCGGCGATCGAGTAGATGTACGCGGCGCCCGTGCCGATGGCGATCAGCGTGTTCATGTCGGCGGCGCGATGTCTGAACGCAGCCCACGCACCGCGATAGAACTGCGCGCCGCAGTAAAAGACGACCGGCGTCGCGAGAGCGAGCTGAAGCCAGTTGACTCCGCCGAAGTTGAGGGCCGCGACCCGTCCGTGTGACATGGCGATGACGAGAATCGGCAGCGACAGAATGGTAGCTATCCAGAATTTCCTCCGGATTTCCTCATACTCCTTGCGCCGAGCCTCTTCCTCGGACCCTTCGCCGGAACCCATGTCGCGCGTTCCAGGCGTGTCGCGAACAGTATACCCGAACTCCTCTATCGCCGTGTGTATCGCGCGGACATCGGTCTCTCCCGTGAGATACTCTACCCGTACCTGCGAAGTACCGAGGTTGAACGATGCTTCAACGACACCGCGGATGGCGTTGAGATGTTTTTCGAGTGGCTGCGCCGAACCTGACGGCCGCGCAGAATCATCGACTATAAAATCGGCGCGGGCGGTACCGGTAGTTCCATAACCAACATCTTTCACGGTCGCGAAGAGTTGCTTCAGCCCCGTCGCGGCTGGATCGTACTCGACAGTCGCGCGGGATGTCGCGAAGTTGACGTTGGCTTTTCGAACGCCCGTGCTCTTGTTGAGCGACTTCTCGATGCGGTTGGCGCACGCCGCGCAGGTCATCCCGGTGATCGGGAGATCTACCCGCTCACCTTCGCCGTCGGGAGTCGACCGCGTATGGCGCTGGTGATCGGACGCGACGGTCATCGCCCGCTCCGGTACATGAGGTCGACGAGCTCGTCGTACATCGCGTTCGCCTCATCATCGCCCGCGCGAATCGCTGAGGCGGCGCAATGTTTGAGGTGATTGCGCATCAGCTCGCGGCCAACAGCGCGAAGCGCTTCGTGGACAGATGATATCTGGATCATGATGTCGGCGCAGTAGCGATCGTCCTCGACCATCTTCTGGAGTCCGCGCACCTGGCCCTCAATGCGGCGGAGCCGTTTGAGATTGCGGTCTTTCGCGTCGGAGTCCACGGCAATCGCCTTCCGGCCTTTGTGATCACCGGATGCCGGGAGGCCGCAACCACAGCGCGCGACTACCGCTTCCCACGGCGAGCGATCCGGCTCCGAGCGCGGCAGAGCCGGGCCTGAGGCCGACTTTCGGGGCCCACGGGAGGTTGCGGCCACCCTTTGTCGCGTGTCCGATTTACTGTCCGGCATGTTCAGCCAACCACCTCGAACCCCGCATCGGCCACTGCTTCGGCTATGCGGTCGCGGGAGAGACTGGCAGGATCGTAGCTCACCTTCACCGAGCCGATATCCACGTTTTCGACATTGACGCCGTCGAGCGCGTTGAGGGATTTTGATACAGCGGCGACGCAGTGACCGCAGCTCATTCCCGAGACCTTGAGTTCCAGTTTTTCCATTGATTCCCCTTGTTTTTGCGTGATACCCTGGGTGGGTATGCAGTGAATCATTTTATCATACCCCCATACCCTATGTCAAGTGGCGATCGATCGCGCATTCGCAAGCGCTGGCAAGCTGGGCATATTTTATGCCCCTTAAAGCGTCATCGATATCATACCGTCCATATGGAACATGAGGATTCTATGCCGTCACTGATCAAATTCGCCCGCCTTCTGGCAATCGCAGCCGTCGTTGCAACGGTTGTCGCCGCGTGCAGCAGCGGCGACTCCGCGGATGCCGACACCGGCGCTGTTGCAGCCGAGCCCGCGATGATGGACACTGGCATGGCGGCGATGCCAGGCATGAACGACGCTCCGGCGAAGGACGCCGATCAGGAATTTCTGCGGATGATGGTCGACCATCACGAGGGCCTGCTGGTCATGGCCGACTCGGCTCTTAAAAAAGGTACGAGCGCCCAGGTAAAGGCGGATGCGCAGAAACTCAAGACCGATCAGACGGCCGAGAGGCAGAAGATGCTCGGGATGCTCAAGACCGATTACAGCGATGATCACATGGCGATGGTGATGCCGAGCAGCAACACTATGATCGCAGCGGCGGCACGGAAGACCGGGGCCGAGTACGACCGCCAGTTCCGCGAGAATATCATAGCGCATCATCGTGAAGCACTTACGATGATCGATAGATTCCTGCCCCGGTTCACAAAGCCCGCGAACCGGCAGATGGCTGAGAAAATGAAGGCAGCGCAGGCCAGAGAGATCGCAGACTTCGAGAAGAAGATTCAGCGGGGGGTTTGAGGCCAGCCGCGTCGGTGGCATGATCCTGCCGGCGCCATCTCACGCCTTTGAACTATTCCCTTTCGTTTGACCGCTCAGGGCGCGCCGTCCGTGTGGAGTCATGCCCCGCGGCTTGTACACTGCCAGCACCGTGGCGATGACCAGGACGAGCAGAGCGAGGGAGGCGTGGAACATGGGGGACGCATTGCGTACCGCGCCAAGATCCGCACCTGGGTCGGCGGCCACGCCTGCCATGGAGCGAAAAGTCTCCATATAAGTCAGCAGGATGATCGTGGCGACGACGGTTATCAGGAGCTTGAACACCAACCAATAGTGTCGGAACAAGCCCCACGCGGTTCCCAGGGATTGCACAATCCCGGTCAACAAGGACGCGACGGCCATCGGGACGAGGACCAACCAGGCGGCCGGCTCCATCACCAGATAGACGCCACGAACCGTCTGAGCGGCCTGGCTGGTCAAGCCGACGACGGCGAGTGCGAGGAAGACAACGACCGCGCCGAGCCATCCGACTGAGGAGGCGACATGGGCGGTGAGTGCGAACTTGCGCACGCGGGGTGGCATGATCATACGCGGCCACCCAAGGGCGATGCGTGGCCGCCAAAGTCGTGGTTTATTGTAACGGCGCGTGGGGTCGCGCCGCCCCCGCGTGTATCACCATATGATGTGTGGCGGCGTGGGCCGTGGCCCTCGCGGCCCCTGGTGAGCAACAGGATGACAAACAGCAGGACAACAACGAGGGTGATGGCCCCAAATACTTTCACCCAGCGTGGTGTGCGCATGTCCTCGCCGGTATCGGGATCCGCGGGTGGGTCAGCCATGTGCGTCTTCTCCTTGTCGCGTGTCGGAAGAACGTAATGTTTCCTGCTACGAGGCGCTCCGGTCCGCAGGGCGACTGTCTGACGCACGGCAACAGGCGGAACGCCTCGTTGCGCTCACGGATAGTTCAACCTCTTCACTCGCTTTGCTAGCCGAAATCAGCTTCGAAACGGGGAGAGAGGATGTGACCCGTTCGATTCTTGCCAGGTTGTTCGAGCGCGGGCGGACACAGTACGTCTAGCCTGCCCTCGATCGTGGGGATTTTCGCCATCCTCGGAGATACTGACAACCAGTTGCTCTGGACGGCCAAGGCATTCGAGGAGCGTTCCAATGCCATGGCCTACCGCAAGTTTGATTCGGGCCCGTGGAAGAACGACCCCCGGTTTCGTGCGCTCCTGGCACGGTCTGGACCGAAATAGCCAGGCGGCTCACCCGTTGCAACTCGGCGCCCAGGATTTGAGCGGCGATTGAGGACGGTCGGAAGGGGCAGCAACTTACAAGCGTGTAGCTTGTTCAGATGGACGTCGCTCAGTTCGTTGAACGGATTCTTTATTTCATTTAACTCGATTAATGCATCTTGGGATGCGATTTGGAGACCATGGAAGCTCCACTTGCCCACTGCCGGCTGAAAATTCGCGGTTATCATACCTGGGTTCATCTGGGATGCAGCGAAGCCGAGCGATCAATGACCCAGGAAGTGGTGTTTGATGTCGGGATCGGCTTCACGACCCCTCCGTTGGGCGCCATAACGGACCGGCTCGAAGACACGCTCAATTATGCTGCCCTTTGCGAAGCGCTCGACGCCACCGCTCGCAGTCAGCCCTACCAGCTGATCGAGGCGCTTGCACGATCCGCTTACGATGCCCTCAAAAAAATAGCGGGCCCAGGCCCGCTGATCGAAGTGACCGTGCACAAGCTCCGCCCTCCGATTGAGAATCTGCGAGGGGGCGTGCGCTTCTCGTATGGAGATATCCTGCCCTGAAACCCGCGCTCCTGGTTCTAGGGCTGGGCTCGAGCGAGCGGCATGCGGTCGGTTGGCTGCGACGCGCGGTCTCGCTGCTCAAATTGCAAGGCGGGCTGAGAATTCGCGCGGTCTCGGCGATTTACGAATCAGATGCTATGCTGCCGGAGGGCGCACCTGAATCCTGGAAGGTTCCTTACCTGAACCTGGCTCTTGCCTGCGAGACGCGGCAAAACCTGAGTCCGCTCGAAGTGCTGGCGCAGCTCAAGCATCTGGAGAGAGTTCTAGGTCGGCAGCAACGCACGCGCTGGGCCCCGCGCGA
The nucleotide sequence above comes from Gemmatimonadaceae bacterium. Encoded proteins:
- a CDS encoding heavy metal translocating P-type ATPase, producing the protein MTVASDHQRHTRSTPDGEGERVDLPITGMTCAACANRIEKSLNKSTGVRKANVNFATSRATVEYDPAATGLKQLFATVKDVGYGTTGTARADFIVDDSARPSGSAQPLEKHLNAIRGVVEASFNLGTSQVRVEYLTGETDVRAIHTAIEEFGYTVRDTPGTRDMGSGEGSEEEARRKEYEEIRRKFWIATILSLPILVIAMSHGRVAALNFGGVNWLQLALATPVVFYCGAQFYRGAWAAFRHRAADMNTLIAIGTGAAYIYSIAATVYPSFFAGSTGSDPMPGMAGMSGTAMVPVYFEAASVIIALILLGRMLEAGAKGRTSEAIQRLAKLQAKTARVIRGGMESEIEVERVLPGDTVLVRPGEKIPVDGVVLEGSSAIDESMLTGESIPVEKTVGAQVFGATLNKTGAFQFEATKVGRDTALQQIVKMVQDAQGSKAPIARLADVISGIFTPVVICIAIATFAIWFILAPVDIRFTMALVNFVAVLIIACPCALGLATPTAIMVGTGRGAENGVLIKGGESLETAHKLDTMILDKTGTITKGEPALTDVIVMDGTPEEELLRLVASAERQSEHPLGQAIVRGAEARNILPGKADEFRAVPGHGLQATVDGRMLMLGNIKMMRDGNVDLGDGEERASGLAADGKTPMYVAIDGRLAGIIAVADQIKPESAGAVKAMQQMGLDVVMMTGDNKRTADAVAKQVGISRVLAEVLPEGKAGEVKRLQEGKAVVGMVGDGINDAPALAQADVGIAIGTGTDVAIEASDITLLRGDLRGVVTAIALSRATIRTVKQNLFWAFIYNVVGIPIAAGVLYPITGWLLSPVIASAAMSLSSVSVVTNSLRLRRFRAPGIATGAI
- a CDS encoding metal-sensitive transcriptional regulator, producing MDSDAKDRNLKRLRRIEGQVRGLQKMVEDDRYCADIMIQISSVHEALRAVGRELMRNHLKHCAASAIRAGDDEANAMYDELVDLMYRSGR
- a CDS encoding cation transporter, whose amino-acid sequence is MEKLELKVSGMSCGHCVAAVSKSLNALDGVNVENVDIGSVKVSYDPASLSRDRIAEAVADAGFEVVG
- a CDS encoding DUF305 domain-containing protein — translated: MPSLIKFARLLAIAAVVATVVAACSSGDSADADTGAVAAEPAMMDTGMAAMPGMNDAPAKDADQEFLRMMVDHHEGLLVMADSALKKGTSAQVKADAQKLKTDQTAERQKMLGMLKTDYSDDHMAMVMPSSNTMIAAAARKTGAEYDRQFRENIIAHHREALTMIDRFLPRFTKPANRQMAEKMKAAQAREIADFEKKIQRGV
- a CDS encoding dihydroneopterin aldolase, which produces MEAPLAHCRLKIRGYHTWVHLGCSEAERSMTQEVVFDVGIGFTTPPLGAITDRLEDTLNYAALCEALDATARSQPYQLIEALARSAYDALKKIAGPGPLIEVTVHKLRPPIENLRGGVRFSYGDILP